In a genomic window of Paramicrobacterium chengjingii:
- a CDS encoding carbohydrate ABC transporter permease yields MIPGATSRTYWFYLIPGLALLAVIIVVPLFWNIYLSFTDYRGIKPPEWTGLDNWIKLFGDETFWTSFVNSIAMILAMVVVPTLLGLLLAAMLFDLIGRKFGGKIASFLRATYYLPQIMPSVIAAIVIGWILRPQNGALNNVLAAVGLGDLQHNWLGSPDTALISIMVIMIWVQLGYPVVIFMAALQRVDPELYEAAELDGANWFQRFRAITASIIRPEIFVVVLTCTIAALKVFGPVYALTGGGPGTSTIVPAYYAYSEFFQSQQVGYGATIATALTIVIAIVSIVFITFQNRLERKEEQV; encoded by the coding sequence ATGATCCCCGGCGCGACCTCGCGAACCTATTGGTTCTACCTGATTCCCGGTCTGGCGCTGCTTGCCGTGATCATCGTTGTTCCACTGTTCTGGAACATCTACCTGTCGTTCACCGACTACCGCGGCATCAAGCCGCCGGAGTGGACGGGGCTCGACAACTGGATCAAGCTCTTCGGCGACGAGACGTTCTGGACATCGTTCGTCAATTCCATTGCGATGATTCTCGCCATGGTCGTGGTACCGACACTGCTCGGTCTGCTTCTGGCCGCCATGCTCTTCGACCTCATCGGGCGTAAGTTCGGCGGAAAGATCGCGAGCTTCCTTCGGGCAACCTACTACCTGCCGCAGATCATGCCGTCAGTGATCGCAGCGATTGTGATCGGCTGGATATTGAGGCCGCAGAACGGCGCACTCAACAATGTGCTCGCGGCCGTTGGCCTCGGAGATCTTCAGCACAACTGGCTCGGCAGCCCAGATACGGCGCTCATCAGCATCATGGTGATCATGATCTGGGTGCAGCTCGGGTACCCGGTTGTCATCTTCATGGCGGCGCTGCAGCGCGTCGATCCCGAGCTGTACGAGGCAGCCGAGCTCGACGGCGCCAACTGGTTTCAGCGATTCCGCGCCATCACCGCGAGCATCATCCGCCCCGAGATCTTTGTTGTCGTGCTCACGTGCACCATCGCCGCACTCAAGGTGTTCGGGCCCGTATACGCGCTCACCGGAGGCGGGCCGGGAACGTCGACGATCGTTCCCGCGTACTACGCGTACAGCGAGTTCTTCCAGTCGCAGCAAGTGGGCTACGGTGCCACGATCGCCACGGCGCTCACCATTGTGATCGCGATTGTGAGCATCGTATTCATCACCTTCCAGAACCGGCTCGAGCGCAAAGAGGAGCAGGTCTGA
- a CDS encoding carbohydrate ABC transporter permease, protein MATELVTTGTRAPIRRAGGKNRKTASDWVVLAVAVVIGFFIAVPFLMILINSFKSPADYNTSGPLSLPTEIYTDGIVAFWERVNFPEKLWNSIYISGLVAVFAVVISMFNAFALGIGRVKGRTWIVVLILLANMLPQEVLLYPLYFMFKQVGLYDNQWAVIIIFTVIQSAFGTYLLASVYGTFPKELLEAASLDGASRWRILWTVVFPISRPTLSVLLIFFFIWTWNEFLIPLTFLISNATQTVPVAITVLQGDRLMDVTTTSASALLGLIPTLIFFLIFQRTLTRGITAGAVK, encoded by the coding sequence ATGGCTACCGAACTCGTAACAACCGGCACGCGGGCACCCATCCGCCGTGCAGGCGGCAAGAACCGCAAGACCGCGAGCGACTGGGTCGTTCTGGCTGTCGCCGTGGTGATCGGCTTCTTCATCGCCGTTCCGTTTCTGATGATTCTGATCAACTCGTTCAAATCACCCGCCGATTACAACACCTCCGGACCGCTCTCGCTGCCGACGGAGATCTACACAGACGGCATCGTCGCCTTCTGGGAGCGCGTCAACTTTCCCGAGAAGCTGTGGAACAGCATCTACATCTCGGGGCTCGTCGCCGTGTTTGCCGTCGTGATCTCGATGTTCAATGCGTTTGCGCTCGGCATCGGGCGCGTCAAGGGACGCACGTGGATCGTCGTGCTCATTCTGCTGGCGAACATGCTGCCGCAGGAGGTGCTGCTCTATCCGCTGTACTTCATGTTCAAGCAGGTGGGACTCTATGACAACCAGTGGGCAGTGATCATCATCTTCACGGTGATCCAGTCGGCGTTCGGCACATATCTGCTCGCCTCGGTGTACGGCACCTTCCCGAAGGAGCTGCTCGAGGCAGCATCCCTCGACGGCGCCAGTCGCTGGCGTATTCTCTGGACCGTCGTATTCCCCATCTCACGCCCCACGCTGAGTGTTCTGCTGATCTTCTTCTTCATCTGGACGTGGAATGAGTTCTTGATTCCCCTCACGTTCCTCATCAGCAATGCGACACAGACGGTGCCCGTTGCGATCACCGTGCTGCAGGGCGATCGGCTCATGGACGTGACGACGACAAGCGCCTCAGCGCTGCTCGGGCTGATTCCGACACTCATCTTCTTCCTCATCTTCCAACGCACCCTCACACGGGGCATCACCGCAGGAGCAGTCAAGTAA
- a CDS encoding LacI family DNA-binding transcriptional regulator yields MANIHDVARAAGVSISTVSYALSGKRSIGEETRKRISAAVRDLGYRPNAGARMLAGTKTHIFAVTAPLHAETYAPAHMAFVLAVTQAARTHDYDVLLLTEDEATAGLQRVAASRLVDGIIVLDVARDDERTRLLHEIDLPSTVIGIPDDTEGLVCIDLDFRRAAELSLERLVEHGHRSIGMLGHPPRVYERGSNFPHRFRAGFRDAADALAVRSAVALPGHGPAGVRAALNELYEQLPDMTGLVMNCEEPIQTSALDELADRGIEIPRDLSVVSACSSFDTSRFSPPLDVIPLVAADSCVRGVELLVEQLVSDVEPHVELVAPQFLDRGSIVTPTPTSGRN; encoded by the coding sequence GTGGCGAACATTCATGATGTCGCTCGGGCGGCCGGAGTGTCGATCAGCACGGTTTCATATGCGCTGAGTGGCAAGCGGTCGATCGGAGAAGAGACGCGCAAGCGCATTTCCGCCGCCGTTCGTGATCTTGGGTATCGTCCTAACGCCGGCGCACGGATGCTTGCGGGAACCAAAACGCATATCTTCGCTGTCACGGCGCCGCTGCACGCCGAGACATACGCCCCAGCCCATATGGCGTTCGTACTCGCTGTCACCCAGGCGGCACGAACTCACGACTACGACGTGCTGCTGCTGACGGAAGATGAAGCAACCGCGGGGTTGCAGCGCGTCGCGGCAAGCAGACTCGTCGATGGCATCATCGTTCTCGATGTCGCGCGCGACGACGAGCGCACACGGCTGCTGCACGAGATTGATCTGCCCTCAACGGTGATCGGAATTCCGGACGACACCGAGGGGCTCGTGTGTATCGACCTCGACTTTCGTCGTGCGGCCGAGCTGTCGCTTGAGCGGCTCGTGGAGCACGGTCACCGGTCGATCGGGATGCTGGGGCATCCGCCGCGCGTGTACGAACGCGGATCCAATTTTCCCCATCGATTCCGTGCTGGTTTCCGCGATGCGGCGGACGCGTTGGCTGTGCGCAGCGCTGTCGCGCTTCCCGGTCACGGGCCTGCTGGCGTGCGCGCAGCGCTCAACGAGCTGTACGAGCAGCTTCCCGATATGACGGGTCTCGTGATGAACTGCGAAGAGCCGATTCAGACCTCTGCTCTCGATGAGCTCGCTGATCGTGGCATTGAGATTCCCCGAGACCTGTCCGTCGTCTCGGCGTGTTCGAGCTTCGACACGTCGCGCTTCTCACCACCGCTCGACGTGATTCCGCTCGTTGCCGCTGACTCCTGTGTGCGTGGCGTCGAGCTTCTTGTGGAACAGCTTGTGTCTGACGTCGAGCCTCACGTCGAACTCGTCGCTCCACAGTTTCTCGACCGCGGCTCCATCGTCACGCCGACTCCGACCAGCGGAAGGAACTGA
- the yicI gene encoding alpha-xylosidase produces the protein MKFTDGFWQTRPGVTALYAQEAYDIERMGESVRVTAPTRVIATRGDTLNRPALTVTLSSPLDGVIKVRIENHLGSAHHRGFEMPGADASEPEIRISMDEGVLTSGSLTARITAGSPWNLAFESNGEVLARSGGKSIGRMDLETDAAIAVEPVGEVGASADGRPTASRYLHSQLSLGVGELVYGLGERFGPLVKNGQSIDVWNADGGTSSEQSYKNVPFYLTNRGYGVLVNHSEHVSFEVGSETVERVQFSVPGEVLEYLVLDGPTPEDVLERYTTLTGRPAVVPAWSYGLWLSTSFTTDYDEKTVSSFIDGMIERDVPLSVFHFDCFWMREFNWTDFEWDSRVFPDPDGMLERLHGRDLRVSVWMNPYIAQRGAAFDEAVAGDYLVKKADGDIWQWDMWQSGMALIDFTNPDAVTWYQSKIRMLLEQGVDAIKTDFGERIPTDVVWHDGTDPAAMHNLYTQLYNKAVFDVLEEHRGQGEAVLFARSATAGGQQMPVHWGGDNSSSFESMAETLRGGLSLAMSGFGFWSHDIGGFEGMPETSVFKRWVAFGLLSSHSRLHGSTSYRVPWLFDDGTEEPGQSAVDVTRTFAQLKNRLMPYLLQVGSEAQLKGLPFMRPMQLVFPDDPAVAYLDRQYMIGSQLLVAPVFSASGDVQYYLPAGRWTNFFTNETVEGGNWRTETHAFDSIPLWVRDGSVIPLGARTDRPDYDYLDGLALAVYPSRDAGSRSVTVTTPEGVQATFEASWNGSDVSVEGNSDSAWTWHTVTE, from the coding sequence ATGAAGTTCACCGACGGATTCTGGCAGACCCGACCCGGCGTTACGGCGCTGTACGCCCAAGAGGCATACGACATCGAGCGCATGGGCGAGTCTGTGCGCGTCACCGCTCCAACACGGGTGATCGCGACGCGCGGTGACACGCTCAACAGGCCAGCACTCACAGTGACGCTGTCGAGCCCGCTCGACGGCGTCATCAAGGTGCGCATCGAGAACCACCTCGGTTCGGCTCATCACCGCGGTTTCGAGATGCCGGGGGCGGATGCTTCAGAGCCAGAGATCCGCATCTCCATGGACGAAGGCGTGCTCACGAGCGGTTCACTCACCGCGCGCATCACAGCCGGCAGTCCATGGAATCTCGCGTTCGAGTCGAACGGAGAAGTGCTCGCGCGCAGCGGCGGTAAGTCGATCGGCCGCATGGATCTCGAAACGGATGCCGCCATCGCGGTAGAACCGGTAGGAGAAGTCGGCGCATCGGCAGACGGTCGACCGACGGCATCCCGTTATCTGCACAGTCAGTTGTCGCTCGGCGTCGGCGAACTTGTCTACGGCCTTGGTGAGCGGTTCGGTCCGCTCGTGAAGAACGGCCAGAGCATTGACGTGTGGAACGCCGACGGCGGAACCTCGAGCGAGCAGTCGTACAAGAACGTTCCGTTCTACCTGACCAACCGCGGGTACGGCGTGCTCGTCAATCATTCGGAGCATGTGTCGTTCGAGGTGGGAAGCGAGACCGTCGAACGCGTGCAGTTCTCGGTGCCGGGAGAGGTGCTCGAATACCTCGTGCTCGACGGCCCGACGCCCGAGGATGTGCTGGAGCGTTACACGACGCTCACCGGCCGCCCCGCCGTTGTTCCCGCCTGGTCGTACGGCCTCTGGCTCTCGACGAGCTTCACGACCGACTACGACGAGAAGACCGTGTCAAGCTTCATCGACGGCATGATCGAGCGTGACGTGCCGTTGAGTGTCTTCCACTTCGACTGCTTCTGGATGCGCGAGTTCAACTGGACCGACTTTGAATGGGACAGCCGTGTGTTCCCCGATCCAGACGGTATGCTCGAGCGGCTGCACGGCAGAGACCTGCGTGTGAGCGTCTGGATGAACCCGTACATTGCTCAGCGCGGCGCTGCCTTCGACGAGGCTGTCGCCGGCGATTATCTCGTGAAGAAGGCTGACGGCGACATTTGGCAGTGGGACATGTGGCAGTCGGGCATGGCGCTCATCGACTTCACGAATCCCGACGCCGTGACGTGGTATCAGAGCAAGATCCGGATGCTGCTCGAGCAGGGCGTCGACGCGATTAAGACCGACTTCGGCGAGCGGATCCCCACGGACGTGGTGTGGCATGACGGCACCGATCCCGCGGCAATGCACAACCTCTACACGCAGCTTTACAACAAGGCAGTGTTCGACGTGCTTGAGGAGCACCGCGGGCAGGGTGAGGCCGTACTGTTCGCGCGCTCGGCAACGGCGGGCGGCCAGCAGATGCCCGTGCATTGGGGCGGAGACAACTCGTCGAGCTTCGAGTCGATGGCCGAGACACTTCGCGGAGGCCTCTCTCTTGCGATGAGCGGCTTCGGGTTCTGGAGTCATGACATCGGCGGATTCGAGGGCATGCCCGAGACGTCCGTGTTCAAGCGCTGGGTGGCCTTCGGACTGCTGTCCAGCCACTCACGTCTGCACGGGTCGACGAGCTATCGAGTGCCGTGGCTGTTCGACGATGGCACGGAAGAACCCGGTCAGAGCGCCGTTGATGTCACCCGCACGTTCGCCCAGCTCAAAAACAGGCTCATGCCGTACCTGCTGCAGGTGGGCAGCGAGGCGCAACTGAAAGGGCTGCCGTTCATGCGGCCCATGCAGCTGGTGTTCCCCGACGATCCTGCCGTCGCCTATCTTGACCGTCAGTACATGATTGGCTCCCAGCTGCTCGTCGCTCCGGTGTTCAGTGCGTCGGGAGACGTGCAGTACTACCTGCCTGCCGGGCGCTGGACGAACTTCTTCACGAACGAGACTGTCGAGGGGGGCAACTGGCGCACCGAGACGCATGCCTTCGACAGCATCCCGCTGTGGGTTCGTGACGGTTCGGTCATTCCGCTTGGCGCTCGAACGGATCGACCGGACTACGACTACCTCGACGGGCTGGCGCTCGCCGTGTACCCGTCGCGCGACGCCGGGTCGCGCAGCGTCACCGTGACGACCCCCGAGGGCGTCCAAGCGACGTTCGAGGCGAGCTGGAACGGTTCGGACGTGAGCGTGGAGGGCAACTCCGACTCCGCGTGGACGTGGCACACCGTCACTGAGTGA